The proteins below come from a single Desulfurobacteriaceae bacterium genomic window:
- a CDS encoding pyridoxal-phosphate dependent enzyme — protein MVTLSRSILETIGNTPLLRVEVEGIEIFLKLEMFNPGGSIKDRVALAIIEEGEKNGELTKDKAVIEATSGNTGIGLALVCAAKGYRIIIVMPEGMSIERRKILQAYGAELVLVSTGGMQA, from the coding sequence ATGGTGACATTATCAAGATCTATTCTTGAAACAATAGGAAATACTCCTCTTTTAAGAGTGGAAGTAGAAGGGATAGAGATCTTTTTAAAGCTTGAGATGTTCAACCCAGGAGGTTCTATAAAAGATAGGGTTGCTCTTGCTATTATAGAGGAAGGAGAAAAGAACGGAGAATTAACAAAAGATAAAGCTGTTATAGAGGCAACAAGTGGAAATACTGGAATAGGTCTTGCTCTTGTTTGTGCAGCAAAAGGTTATAGAATTATTATAGTTATGCCAGAAGGGATGAGCATAGAACGCCGTAAAATATTGCAGGCTTATGGAGCAGAATTGGTTTTAGTTTCTACTGGAGGAATGCAAGCTT
- a CDS encoding tRNA (guanine-N1)-methyltransferase gives MKFKKPKVLVAERIKEEGFKKPKILFRPTRGDIFNRVAYKLVKGDLSFITPSSFGETIKPGTVLDEQCGVSLLGLLGKEAPDSGIIRKGKSVIDFSDINFRYPTIAVDFSLYEKLSEKEKKSLFNQIEISFGIVKDYFTPENFVLTSCKERAKEDVGKFFHPFVPFQVLEDIESDNVIVLDPYGDKEFTHEEVDANTVIVVGGIVDSGERMDGWTKRVLENAKHRRITYKGSIKLVPDRINDIIKIVCEYLTEEISLEEAVRRNFTRTSKLKWLRKALENSIYRFVINGEVVRGIPESLYDKWKEEFLLTDFHFRKGAKHIGGFVVFKDTLLSRVKGKIKKRGKEILILGEIKDGDIIKIYS, from the coding sequence ATGAAGTTTAAAAAGCCAAAAGTTCTTGTTGCAGAGAGGATAAAAGAGGAAGGTTTTAAGAAACCGAAAATACTCTTTCGTCCTACTCGAGGAGACATTTTTAACCGTGTTGCTTATAAACTTGTAAAAGGAGATCTCTCTTTCATTACACCTTCTTCCTTTGGAGAAACTATAAAGCCCGGAACAGTTCTGGACGAGCAGTGTGGAGTTTCTTTGCTTGGACTTTTAGGGAAAGAAGCTCCAGACTCAGGGATAATAAGGAAAGGTAAAAGTGTTATAGACTTTAGCGATATAAACTTTCGGTATCCAACTATTGCGGTAGATTTTTCCTTATACGAAAAGCTTTCCGAAAAAGAGAAAAAGAGTCTTTTTAATCAGATAGAGATTTCTTTTGGTATTGTAAAGGATTACTTTACACCTGAAAACTTTGTTCTTACTTCTTGTAAAGAAAGGGCAAAAGAAGATGTGGGGAAATTCTTTCATCCTTTCGTTCCTTTTCAAGTTTTGGAAGACATTGAAAGTGATAATGTAATTGTTCTTGACCCTTATGGAGATAAGGAATTTACTCACGAAGAAGTTGATGCTAATACGGTAATTGTTGTCGGTGGTATTGTTGATAGCGGCGAAAGAATGGACGGCTGGACAAAAAGGGTGCTTGAAAATGCTAAGCATAGAAGAATTACCTACAAAGGAAGTATAAAACTTGTTCCAGATAGGATAAATGACATAATAAAAATAGTTTGTGAATACTTAACGGAAGAAATTTCTCTTGAAGAAGCTGTAAGAAGAAACTTTACAAGAACTTCAAAGCTTAAGTGGCTTAGGAAAGCTTTAGAGAACTCTATCTATAGGTTTGTTATAAATGGTGAAGTTGTTAGAGGAATTCCCGAAAGCTTGTACGATAAATGGAAGGAGGAGTTCTTACTTACCGATTTTCATTTTAGAAAAGGAGCAAAACACATAGGTGGTTTTGTTGTGTTCAAAGATACGCTTTTAAGTAGAGTGAAGGGAAAGATAAAAAAGAGAGGGAAAGAAATATTGATTTTAGGGGAGATAAAGGATGGTGACATTATCAAGATCTATTCTTGA
- the argJ gene encoding bifunctional glutamate N-acetyltransferase/amino-acid acetyltransferase ArgJ, with the protein MKKGIAEVPGIYCGVGFGGIKKTEKKLERPDVLVISTEKPCEFAAVFTQNDVQAAPIKFSKSIKGKIFGIVANSGNANACTGERGLKDAKEMANFTLKLLGKDGNFLVASTGVIGEPLPMDRVKKGIEEAVNNLGKAKGEEPAKAIMTTDTFPKVAFFEGKGFVIGGIAKGAGMIDPSMATMLSFVATDLKVSKEFLDKALKEAVDVSFNAITVDGDMSTNDCVFLISTEKSSKEFDEKVFEEFKGGLTKVLKDLAYQIVKDGEGATKIAKIVVEGAQSREQARKVARKIALSPLVKTALFGNDPNWGRIIAAAGAAKAGIVEEKTELFIGDFLLFKGGRTEFVEEEVFKYLKENDEIFIRLNLNLGNESFEYLTCDLSYDYVKINAEYRT; encoded by the coding sequence ATGAAAAAAGGAATAGCGGAAGTTCCGGGTATTTATTGCGGAGTAGGTTTTGGAGGAATAAAGAAAACCGAAAAAAAGCTCGAAAGACCTGATGTTCTTGTTATTTCCACCGAGAAACCTTGTGAATTTGCAGCAGTTTTTACTCAGAACGATGTTCAAGCAGCACCAATAAAGTTTTCAAAATCTATAAAGGGAAAAATCTTCGGTATTGTTGCTAACAGCGGAAATGCTAACGCTTGCACAGGAGAAAGAGGTCTTAAGGACGCTAAAGAAATGGCAAATTTCACTTTGAAACTGTTAGGAAAAGATGGAAACTTCTTGGTAGCTTCCACAGGAGTAATTGGTGAACCCCTTCCAATGGATAGAGTGAAAAAAGGAATAGAAGAAGCGGTAAACAATCTTGGAAAGGCTAAAGGGGAAGAACCTGCAAAAGCAATAATGACAACAGATACCTTTCCCAAAGTAGCCTTTTTTGAGGGAAAAGGCTTTGTCATTGGTGGTATAGCAAAAGGAGCGGGAATGATAGACCCTTCTATGGCAACCATGCTCTCTTTCGTAGCTACAGATCTAAAAGTGTCAAAGGAGTTTTTAGATAAAGCACTTAAAGAAGCTGTTGATGTTTCGTTTAACGCAATTACTGTTGATGGAGATATGAGCACCAACGATTGCGTCTTTTTAATCTCTACTGAAAAGTCTTCAAAAGAGTTTGATGAAAAAGTCTTTGAAGAATTCAAAGGAGGGCTCACTAAGGTTTTAAAAGATTTAGCCTACCAAATAGTCAAAGATGGAGAAGGAGCAACAAAAATTGCAAAAATAGTTGTAGAGGGAGCACAGAGTCGCGAGCAGGCAAGAAAGGTTGCAAGAAAAATAGCACTTTCCCCTCTTGTTAAAACAGCACTTTTTGGAAACGACCCTAACTGGGGAAGAATAATTGCTGCAGCTGGAGCTGCAAAGGCTGGAATAGTAGAAGAAAAAACAGAACTTTTTATCGGTGATTTCCTTCTATTCAAAGGAGGAAGAACTGAATTTGTTGAAGAAGAGGTATTTAAATATCTAAAAGAAAACGATGAAATATTTATTAGACTTAATCTTAATCTTGGAAACGAAAGCTTCGAATATTTAACTTGTGACTTAAGCTATGACTATGTAAAAATCAACGCTGAGTATAGAACTTAA